The following DNA comes from Anopheles coustani chromosome 2, idAnoCousDA_361_x.2, whole genome shotgun sequence.
ACGATGTCGTTGAACAGGAGGATGTGATAAGTGCCCTACAGGAAGCCAAAGAGTTTAGCCTGATCAAACCCATCTCGAGCATGTCGGACAGCGATTCCGATGATGCGGAAGCGCTCCCTCCGTCGGCGGTCATCGGAGACATTGAAACGCATCGACTGAATCTGCATCACTTAGTGCAGGACGGCAGCCCGGTCGGGGTGACCGCCACCGGGAACGGGGTAGCATCATCTGCTACGGCTGCTACTAAGAAGAAAAAGCTAAAACGCAAGCCCATCGGAGGCTCGGGCACTGAGCGAGAATCGCGGGACAGTTCCACGAGCAGCAGCGAGGACGAACGGTACGGCGGTCCCCGCCGAAATCGCTCGCAATCGTTCGAAAAAGACAAGTCATCCCATAAAACGCGGGGACGAGTGAAAAAGGCAACAAACAATGGCAGCAATACTCAAGGCGGCGGGGGTGACGGCACGACCAGTGCCGCGTCAAGCGCGCGCTACTCGGACGCGGACTCAGTCGCGAGCGGGCGTGGTGGCACGGGTAGTGGTGGACGAAGATCCAGTAAGACGCCCTCGCTCGGTTCGACACCGACGAAGAAGTCTTCGTTGACGAATTCCTCCGCGCATCTCGGCGACATCGGTGGCATCATGAGCCCACCGATCAGCATACCATCGGTGGATGGAATCGGTGGCGTCGTGTCGAAAAAGTTGGCCTCCTCCCGCAAGTCACGCACGGCCAAGATTCTCAGCAGCGAAACGGTGATCTCCAGCGAAAGCAGCTCAGCTTCGTCCGGTCTGtcggaccaccaccaccattcggCTTCGTCGGCCGAATCGGACTTTGCCACCGAAAGCCCGGCACCGGTCGAGATCGAAACTCCTACCCCGGCCGCCGTTGTGGTACCTGTGAAGACGAAGAAGCAGAAGGCGAAGAAGAACAAAGCGGATAAGACTGCGGCGGCGATGGTGGTGGCTCCGTCGCCGGGTGGTGGTAAGGTCTTAGGAGCGGATGTCGACGGAGTCGAGTTACCCGCCAAGATCAGCGCCAACGGTGGTGGAGCGGGCAATCGCGGAAGCAATAGCAGTCGAAGTAGTAACAACTTCCCCCTGCACAATTTGTCCTCGGACAGCAATGACGAGTGAGTTGTGTTATTAATCTATAAATCTATCATTAGCATGGTAGCTTTTCACTGAACGCTAGCTGACAAACgcagtatttgtttttaatattagatTCTATCGTATTTTTAGTAGGGTGTCGAATGCCAAGAGTGAAAAGAACAGTTACAAATTTGTTAGggatttgaatatttaattgGAATTCGATTCCTTGCCCGGATTCAATGCTCTGCGGCTCTGCAGGATTTACCCACTCTTGAAATTCTAATCCCCCTACTTtagattcgaatccttccTTAACAGCGATCCAAATCCCAAGGAAGGATTCGAATCGctgttaaggattcaaataaaaaagagtcAACAAAACTATCCGTgaggatttaaatcaattgattCAATAGCAAGATTCTACTCACTTCGAAGTTATTCTTACTTAGTACGCAAGTGActgattttaatgttttggtgTTAAATTGAAGCTAAGAATATGATGTTACCTTGGTTCAGGTACAGGTACAGTTTTAATTCACTGTTCTACACTAGAAAATTAGAACAATGTTTAGATTATGTTATGATCATTTCGAAAATTATAGCGCTAACAAAAATTTCATTATTATGGCTGAAATCTAAGAAAAAATGTACCTGTTTGCTCAGTTTAGCATCTAAAATATCTCCTTGCTGCACAGCCTGTCATCTGTAGGTTGACAGAAATGTTTGATCTATTATACGTAAGCAAATAGCCATTTCTAATCGTACATATTTTCTGCTcttgtgtttaattttagaAGGCCTTCAATAATTTCGCCGCCATTCCCATCGAACGGTGCGAGGACCGCGGAAGTGGCAAATCATGCAATGGATGCCAAgggcaagaaaaagaagaaaagccgCAAAGGTTCGACGGCGTCAGCGCTCGGATCGGTCGACGAAGAGGATGACAATCGAGTGCCGAACGTCAACAACATCGacaaccacgacgacgacgacgatgatgacgacgatgacgatgatgacgacgacgatgacgatcgaTCCGACAGCAACAGTGACAGTGACAGCGATGCTCCGGGCAAGAAGGAGAAGGTTTGTGTCCGAATTGGAATCCAAGGAAAGGAGAATCATCTGGTTAATATACATTTGTTTACCCTTTTAGAAGCAGAGTAAAAACAATAAAGCTGCCGTGTTCGTGCGCGTCTTCATCAACACTGCAGGCGCCAGCGGTGGCAAGGGTAAGGGTGGAAAGGGTAAGGGCGGCAAAGGCAAAGGGCAGGTTTACATTGACCATGTGGATGAGCTGCATCCTGCCAAAAACCCAACTGCCACCACACCGAACTCTGGAACACCATCGTCAGCTTCAGCGACCGATTCGCGCGGACGACCTCCGTCCCGGCAGCATCTAACCGTGCCGGGATTGGCGGTGGCCGGTAGTGCCTCGACCCCACCCAGACCTCCATCCGCCACCGGGGATAGTGGCCGTCCGAGCAGCCGAGGAGGTACAGTTCAAACGAACTCCTCCGCATCACCCGCGCCTACGATCGACAAGCAGCTGCTGTTTTCGCCCGCACGAGGTGCCTTAAGCAATAGCAACTCACTTTCACTGCTCTGCCGGATCGACCTGACTCGACTGCTCAAGATTCCACCGCCACCAAAGAGCAACGGTGGCGGATTTGAttcccggcagcagcagcgaccgAACGAAAGCTACAGTGCCCAGCGCAGTGCCTCCGCTCGCCAGAAGAGCAAAAGTCCGTACGATCAGCAGCTGcacagtggtggtggtaagcGGAGAAGGAATTCCGtgggccagcagcagcaccagcagcaacaacagcagcaggatcATGACAGGAGCGGTAGTTCGGTGCATAGTTCCTCGTCGACGCCACGATTGCTAGACGACCGGATGTCTTACGGTGCCGGTGGTCGACTACTTCCCGATGGTCTGCTCGATTCTTCCTCCCCGCTGGAGAACGGCTCCGGACCGGTGCGACATCGAAGCAATTCCATCAACAGTGACCACAGCGGTGCGGCACAGAAGGCACGTGATTATCATCGGGCCGGACTCGACGGTAGTGGAGTTTATTCACCGTCGATGAACCACCGGGGCAGCCATCACAGCATCTACCAGTCCTATCATCAACAAGGGGACTCCGGGCCCGGCGCGAAATCGTTAGGTGGCAAAGCGTACGACGAAAAACTGCTCACGAAATCGGAAAAGCTCGGGTACGGCGAGCAACAACGACTGAAGGAGGATAAATCGTCCGTGCTGTACGGGGGCAAATACTCCAATTACGGTATGATCAAACAGGAAGGTAATTCCGTGCAGTCGATCATCAAACAGGAGTACGGTGGTGGTGCCGAGATGGTGGACAGTAAGATGGGTAAGATGGCTCAGTCTGGTGCGTCCTCTGCCGTCGTCACGAACGGGACACTGGGTGCAGAAGGTGACCCGATCGGAGGTGGTAGTGCATCGTCCGAAAGGATGCGCAAACGGTCCACCAGCTCGGGCAGCAACAATACGTACAAGGAGAAGCGTCGGAAAAAGGACAAATCTACCAACTCACAGGTGAACTTCTTTGGGGTCGCTTTCGTAGGAAGAACGTTCATTAATACCACTGCCTTTTCTCCCCTTTGTTTAAAGACTGATCAACTTGACCAACTTCCACCGACCAACCACGATCGGTTAGATGACTGCCAATCGGTACCGGAACGTTCAGGAGGATCGTCTTCGACGATGGTCGCCTCAAATGCGACAACATCCGAAAGGACGTCGGGCGGCGGAGGAGGTATGCAGCATCCATCGCATCACAATATCAACCATCATCacacacagcagcagcaactggtGGCCGGCGGCGCAGCGATGGGTTCTAACGCTGGTGTAGTGACGGAGATTATCAGCGTACCACCGGTGCTAGAGGCCGTTCCACAGTCGTCGGTGCAAATCAAAAAGGTGTACGTATCGTACTTCGAGCGAACCGACGACGAAGTGCCGGAGATCCGTGACCAGAATCGATTCCTATCCGAGGCTAAACGATTGAAGCATGCCGCGGATCGCGAACTGGACCATCTGAAACAGGCGATGCTATACCTGGAAGCCGTACTGTTCTTCCTGCTCACCGGGGACACGATGGAGCGGGATCCAATCACCGAGAAAGCTGCCTTCACGATGTACAAAGATACGCTTTGTTTGATTAAGTGAGTACACTTTGTTTGGGAACGAAGGAATGAACCGTCGGTGCATGAATAACCGTTTGTACTTCTGTTCTCTTCATCAGGttcatttcatcaaaattTCGTAGCCAACTGCAGCATCCAACGGTGCAGGGCAACATTCACACCAAGGTGGCCATTTTGAGGTAACTACTCACTCGACACGAAAAGTCATAGGTCATGCATTTCAGCTAACAAGTTTCCATACCATTTGCCCTTCACGCTTGCAGCTTACGATGTCAGTCGTTGATCTATCTGAAGCTGTACAAAATGCGACGAATGGACATGAAGGAGGCGGTCAAAACGATCGGCGAGTTCAACCACAAGACGAGCATCGTGCCAGCGCCAACACCAGAACTGATCAACGGTAACACACCGTCACCGCTCTCGCCGACGTCCGTAACGTCGCAGGTAATGTTATGGGAACTGCATCTCGGTGAATGTCTTAAAGCTCacagtttattttctttgccttTGTAATGCGCTAAAACAGAGCTCAGGATACAGTTCCGGGCAGAACAATCAGGTCGGTGCAGTACAACCAATGAGTTCCTCACCTGCCCAATGCATCATCATGCCTATGAACGTAAGTAAAACGGTTCGAGGACATATGGAAAactgtgtttttaattttaatccttttatATCTTTTAAATCAGGTCCACGGTGcataccaaaaacaaaccaccttATTCACGCACCTTTCCACGTGTCTGGATCTATGGGAACAAGCAGACAGTTTAGTGTTACGGGGGAACCATATCGGTAAGCAGACAGCGGGGATCGATTTACGGCTGTTTCGAGTTGTTTTTacattggtttttcttttcttgtagAATTTTTCATCGACCTCGATCACGAAAATGGACCTATGACGTTGCACAGTTCGCTGTACAACGTCGTCAAGTACGTACAAGCCGGCATCCAGAAGCTGCGGCGCATGTAACATTGGACGCTTTCGCCGGAGCCACCGTTGGAGAAGTTGTTAGTTCCGTTCTAGCTGCTCGTcttctgttttccttcctgGTGACAATAATAAGCAACGACAAGAGAGGGCGGTAGGACTGTTTGATAACTATCTCCCCACGCCAGGGGTGGTTGAGGATCATCACGATAAACTCGGAACTCGGTTTCCGCGAACGACGAGTATCCAAAAGCAATGGGTTTGATGCCATTCAACTGGACTGCTGTGCGTGGGTGCGTGAGATTTTGGGCGCTTCCATCATCTTCAGTTCGACCACAAGAAAGATCCAATGCTTTGGTAGCGTTCCACAGCAGTCTTATCtagcaatcaatcaatcaatcaaacaaacaaacaagcaaacacgTGGGAACATATTGGATAGGAGGCGGAGCTCGGAGAAGTTGCAGTAGGATGGAAAAAGGAGGGACAGATAAGAATACGATCAGCAGAATCCTGATCACTGTTTAAccaatgtggttgaaattccACAAAACATTACCAGcaaattttactttctttgCCGTGTattgaatgatttttattgaacaaaaacaCCTCCATTATGTTAACGTAATGAATCCATATAACATGATGTTCCCAGTCTTTATTATTTGGATACACTATTGTAAAAACCCAGACCTCtgcttttgtttcatttcatttcttcgGTATTGTTAACCATTGTTCCGGAAAGAATCGACACGGTTCCTAATCATCAACTCGATTGAACGATTCCTAACAATTCTCAAGACCACCCAACACACTAAGCAAACGAAGCGGAGCTCAAATTCGATattaaacttttaaatttcaaagacGGACCATATACCGAAGCTCACCAATTCTCTTTTAGTCCCCGGTATGAGATCGCAAGCAAGTCAAACAGGACGTATACACTGGAAGACGAGTGTGACCGGATGCAATAGGCAGTTGAACCCTTCTTTGAAAAATAGTAATTGTCCCTAAACTTCCTCACAGTCGACGGAAGAAGTGGAACGGTAATGTAAGCGACTATTTTATGAATACTTTTATCTGTTTATTATTAACATGCTGTAATGCTCACACAAGACACAAGTTGAAGAGACACGGGAACAGACAGAAAGGAGACGGTTTATTGGAAGGGAACCGTAAAGGATGCGAACACGAAAGCTTAAAAAACGGCAATAGAAGGTACACCAAACACAAAGAAGAACGGTATaagagaatggaaaaaagcTAGCATAATTTATTGAACCACAATTTTACGTAGCAATAGCGGCAGCGCgcaatggaatggaacgaaggTAGAGAATGATAGTGGCTGACATCAAAGATTAAGTAGTTAAAATTTAGTCAAATGAAAGAGCGAAGCGGTGCGAACGGCAAAAGAAGGTGATGTCGACGACTGTCTTGTTCGGCTTGAAAACCCGACGCAAGTTGTATAGAATCGGTACACTGTTTAGATTGctacatttgtttttatttgtatacCTATTTTCTTCTGCTCTTCTCTTTATTTGTTGAATGAGTAAAAATATATCTACACACATAAGTTAGTCACATACTCATGTCCTTTCCCTTTTTGGTTCTATCGTTCGTccaggttttgttttcataatgttttgttcgtttttgagaaaatctaTCTTTGTTCGATGATTTCTCTAGGTTCGTTGTGGCTAGGAAAAGGATACGTGTAAATTCGAGCACAAAACTAGTGATCTTCTTTTATGCCACCCATACGTAATACCATCTTAAGATAACGAATGGCGGACCATTCTCAAACTTATATTGGCGTTGGGTGAGGTGAGACACGTCATTATCATCTTCGCTAATCCCACAAGTCTTTTCGGCTCGTGAACTAAAGGTGCTTGATAATAAGCTGCAGGAGATTATTATTACGCAAAGTCTTTAGTTTCTGTATTGGTTAAAGTTTGATGTGCAATTTCGAACGGTGCGAGATATTTGAAACAGACTCTAAGAATTACAAGGCAACGAAGAACTACCACAAGACAAATGACCCCTAGCCTATACAAGGCCATCAATCATGCATACATGGCGACAAACAGCATTTGTTTTCCAGAGTATAAGTAACTATTTGCGGAATTCCAATATTTagcatgtgtgcgtgtgtgtgtgtgtttccttgCTTTTACtacggttgtttttcctttatgaaatgttatttgtttattgttctcTATGAAACTGTAAgagctttttaatttttattccgTTCTATTTTCCAAGATGTGTTTGTGATGtagtactatttttttatgttagaaacactttgaaACGTGTTGCTCACAAGAAAATGTCTCCCGCCAGTGATGGTATATGTTTCTTTATGCGGACCAATGGTTTCATATCAACAGGACTCCTCCCTAGAAGCCTTTCTCTATTCCTTATCATGCTCGATCAATGCATCCAATCCAATACTAGCTTAGCAAGTAGGGCCCAAGGAGTTGAGTTGTAGGACTAGTGTAAGAAATAGGCGTGCTTAAGGTTGATAAGCGCGGAACCCATAGCTTGGCTGGGGTAGATGATTTATGCTGTGCACTATCAGCGAGCATCATATAGAGTTTGACTAGCAGTGGGCCAATTTCAATTCTTTCGCATCAACGATCCACATAATCGCTTTAAACAAGATAACTTTTAACATACACACTGACCACCCTGAGCAGCGAAAAAGCGATTGATTTATTATactgaacgaataaaaaaaaatgaaaccaggGAAGCAAAGGAACCGGAAaggaattcaattcaaacatgCAGGCGGAAAAGTACGATTAAAAAGGTTGCCGAGCCGTGCCCACCATAAGGTAGTGAAAGGTGGTAGATTGTTGAATCCATAACAAACGAAACAGCTCTAAACCATTCACAAAGTGCATCTCAACTCAACACAAAAGCAAACACCTACTCGTAACGTAAGCAAAAGTGAAGACCGGAAGAAGATGATAGCATTATTTGCAATCATAGAAATAACCTGCAGCGAGAATGTCGCCACCTTTACCTAAACGGAAAGAGCAACAAACTGAAAGCATTATAAACTAAAAGACTATAGTAATAAGCGTTGGTGAATCAAACGCAAGCCATTCGGACCGGAAAATGAGCAATGACAATTCATTCTATATTGGTGTTTTCCGACAGGATTTTTCGGTATACTACCGAACTACcgggtataaaaaaaaacagattgcTAAACATGAATAACAGACATATAAACTTATAAACACGAACAAGGTACCATGAGAAAGCCAGGCAAAAAAATTTCGCCAGCAAAgattggaaaagaaacgatCTGCGTGAGGAgaaaagatcaaagaacaaaaccaacatAGCAAGAGGAATCATTAAAGCAAAGTTATAAGAACGATAAGCTTAAAGTGTATTGTGAGATATTATATAGTGCTATACATCTATATATACACATGCATCTACATATATCGATATATATATTGTATACAGAGTGGACGATGGATAGCAGAGGCAACATACCTACGTATAGATTTAGAAACGATGTAGGGAATCAAaattaccaaaaacaaaaatataacaatagGAACAATGGGGGGAACTAAGCAACGTACTAACAGGAAGCACGTGTAAGGAGAACCATGGCCGGCGTTTGCATTTTGCAGCAACCGAGGCAAATCGCGTAGGGCAAGGCCACTCACAACTATCCTGAATCGCGATATTCGGGTAAAGAAAACGTAACAACAGCACatacaacaacaaacattGATTAAGAGTTACTatgtaaaaaaaggaaacctagCAGCAATGAACGAAACGTGTAAtaacataaaaaggaaaacaactatTTGTAAGTAAAACCCACAAGCAAAGCaagacaacaaacaaaaaacaacagcaactaAGCAACAGAAACTGTATAACATCAAGAACAACTAATCCTAATAGAATCCTATTTGTTGCGTGGTTTTGCAACGACTCTCATGAAATGgcgaacagcaacaacaaacaactaaAACCGTACGACTGGGGAGGgcaatttatttttcggtGATAGGTGATTGATAATGTTAATGGAagtaaataggaaaaaaagaatgtgAAACTGGAAATCATCGTGACTACGAGTAATTTTGCAGGTGAAAGCATCGATGTGTAATGTAAAAACCACAAGGATCAGAAAATCATAACAATGGAGAAA
Coding sequences within:
- the LOC131264072 gene encoding uncharacterized protein LOC131264072; the protein is VYRHDEHDRMERRERDKQARAQLQAEREPEPAAPLFAAPVKVQSPSEGDMQIAQRLGNFEVAKKHILESFSHQVIGIAPSPNPSTPLRPASLPTGRSLAPKINSNSTSTNSNSNANFVKPADNRMLFNGRPPGSTSTTSSSASRTGHYPFADAGSYTKHEVHGLPPKGPPTAMPTSLMNGRVSASSGGGIGAGATTTGPSVAGDKLPSQMPNGRLPQVANAKMPRVNSSDISTPHKQGSNVEKILHEMKINVMTPLTEIGATPRKELESKFNFNPNAKPTHVYATLPPMLGPLKPLSALSSGPTKSSFPGLAMPRPLGPSLEDDNHNNASDSDDAGDGGSKKRQSSDTSSNESADESSSEDSNIGNKGLGSGVPLGPGGGPIGADLTSNGGVGVGVVGGTAGAGGTGGGNAPGGGSPVRRPMDWSLLNFLKQPTNSSQQVPSESAPHGGGGSGGVIGVGAITGSDRHHHLNANMHNHEENSVSSPLRPLRISSGGGDGGIASPAVSDRSSSGAAIKNEPLPPLTDDDHLSNASSSASNGDGSMAANSGVGGVGATAHISSANSVKQEPYPSENSASSPPQTGIKSELKEDAIDRLSSSSPGKSPDAHPLGGNYHQNNAHHHQQQHLFNDVVEQEDVISALQEAKEFSLIKPISSMSDSDSDDAEALPPSAVIGDIETHRLNLHHLVQDGSPVGVTATGNGVASSATAATKKKKLKRKPIGGSGTERESRDSSTSSSEDERYGGPRRNRSQSFEKDKSSHKTRGRVKKATNNGSNTQGGGGDGTTSAASSARYSDADSVASGRGGTGSGGRRSSKTPSLGSTPTKKSSLTNSSAHLGDIGGIMSPPISIPSVDGIGGVVSKKLASSRKSRTAKILSSETVISSESSSASSGLSDHHHHSASSAESDFATESPAPVEIETPTPAAVVVPVKTKKQKAKKNKADKTAAAMVVAPSPGGGKVLGADVDGVELPAKISANGGGAGNRGSNSSRSSNNFPLHNLSSDSNDERPSIISPPFPSNGARTAEVANHAMDAKGKKKKKSRKGSTASALGSVDEEDDNRVPNVNNIDNHDDDDDDDDDDDDDDDDDDRSDSNSDSDSDAPGKKEKKQSKNNKAAVFVRVFINTAGASGGKGKGGKGKGGKGKGQVYIDHVDELHPAKNPTATTPNSGTPSSASATDSRGRPPSRQHLTVPGLAVAGSASTPPRPPSATGDSGRPSSRGGTVQTNSSASPAPTIDKQLLFSPARGALSNSNSLSLLCRIDLTRLLKIPPPPKSNGGGFDSRQQQRPNESYSAQRSASARQKSKSPYDQQLHSGGGKRRRNSVGQQQHQQQQQQQDHDRSGSSVHSSSSTPRLLDDRMSYGAGGRLLPDGLLDSSSPLENGSGPVRHRSNSINSDHSGAAQKARDYHRAGLDGSGVYSPSMNHRGSHHSIYQSYHQQGDSGPGAKSLGGKAYDEKLLTKSEKLGYGEQQRLKEDKSSVLYGGKYSNYGMIKQEGNSVQSIIKQEYGGGAEMVDSKMGKMAQSGASSAVVTNGTLGAEGDPIGGGSASSERMRKRSTSSGSNNTYKEKRRKKDKSTNSQTDQLDQLPPTNHDRLDDCQSVPERSGGSSSTMVASNATTSERTSGGGGGMQHPSHHNINHHHTQQQQLVAGGAAMGSNAGVVTEIISVPPVLEAVPQSSVQIKKVYVSYFERTDDEVPEIRDQNRFLSEAKRLKHAADRELDHLKQAMLYLEAVLFFLLTGDTMERDPITEKAAFTMYKDTLCLIKFISSKFRSQLQHPTVQGNIHTKVAILSLRCQSLIYLKLYKMRRMDMKEAVKTIGEFNHKTSIVPAPTPELINGNTPSPLSPTSVTSQSSGYSSGQNNQVGAVQPMSSSPAQCIIMPMNVHGAYQKQTTLFTHLSTCLDLWEQADSLVLRGNHIEFFIDLDHENGPMTLHSSLYNVVKYVQAGIQKLRRM